The Ahaetulla prasina isolate Xishuangbanna chromosome 14, ASM2864084v1, whole genome shotgun sequence genome segment gaattgctaggttggcagaagctgggacaagtcacaggagctcaccccgtgatgCAGCaccactggggattcgaaccactgaactgccgacctttcaatcaacaagctcagcgtcttagccactgagccactgcctctctttgtttatatacaagtgaTTTATATCTCAGTGTTGCAAAGAGTGTTCTTGGGTCTTACCAAGTTGTAAACAATACGTCAAACAAGGTACTACGAATGCAGATAAACAATCAAACTGTAAACAATATCTTAATCAAGGGACTGCCAAGAACACTTTCACCAACACCGATAGGGCAAGCAAAActgctctcttctagcactgatgatgtgattacctagttgggtcatgagagttatttgcaagaaaacatccaagttcagagagcaccaagggccccacctttctctcctctcttcttgctAGCATACTATTCACACAGCCAAAAGTAGGTGTACTGGACCACTCAAGATATTTGGGCCAGCCCAGGCAACCCTAGTCCGGAGGCATGGGATGGTGGAAATCAACATCTCCCATACCTTGTGAGCCCTCAGTGGCAGCACCAATCCCATCCAAATGCCCTTCCTCTTTTGCCCTCTGTTGCCAGCAGACCTGAGTGCCCGCCTGGTCTTCCCGTTTGACCCTGGGAACAAAGGGAAAAGTTTCTTTTCCTGAGCGGTGAATGGCCGCACAACACACAGCTACTGTTGACCTGACGAACGTAGAGACACACAGATGCACGTGTACACAcccatacacacacgcacacacacacacacgcacacacacacacacgagacacAGAAAACATTTGCTACATCAGTGGCACCAAATGCTTTCCTGGCCACGCTGTGAAAGCTCAGATCTTCCCAGCTCAGTATTTTTTTAAGCTTCCCCTGGATCCGCCTTTCTTCACCTTGGCAACCTTTTAAGAACGGTGGATTTCAacacccaggattccccagccaggggacttctgggagtcgaagtccacccatctttaacAGTCACCCGAAGTGGAGAAACACTGCTCAGGAGCCTGTGTCCATCAGAAGCCAGGGTCTCTTCCCTGCTGGGAAGAGGCGTGGATGATGGGAGGACATGGTCTGCCTTAGTCAGCGGACACTCTCCCGCTCCCTCAGAGGACCTCCCAAGAGGTCATCTTGAATTTGGAATGAGGAGCTAGACAAGGGTCAACAACATGCCAAGGTCCACCTAGGTGAGTCGTCAGCCTCTCATGGAAGAATATCTTCTAGCCCCATTTCATAGGCTGTAAGTCACAGGAGTCTCTCCTTCTTCTGAACCTCCCCAAGAACTTCGGAAGGAGCAAGACTCTTACGGAAGCTGGATTCAGCTTCGTGTCCTCTCGGGAATGGGGGGGCTCCAACCGACTCGAAGGTCGAGCCACTGCCCAAGACATCCTTCAAGTACATAGGTTGGGAACTCCACCATGTTCCCCTCACCAGCCAGTACAGCAGGGATGATGGGCATGAAGAGGTCCATACATCGAGAGAGGTCGGCAAGGCAATGCTCGTGGCTCTGCTTCGACTCTTTGGCAGGGGAGGTGGGAGCCCTATTTTCCCGGTCAGAAAAGCTACTGCCCTATTCTACTCCTTCACCCCTTCCCTACaagtccttccctctcctcccctcccaaaactcttcccaccccacccccaaccccacccccagCTACCCAACAACCACTTCTGTTGCTGGATGAAACGGGTGCTACGAATTCACCAATTGTTCCAGTTCCCCCCACAACGACCCCCCCACAcgaccccccccccagtcctttttctgcatccccctcccccccttcctggtTTACACACCATGCCTATTTCTACCGTGGCCTTAGCTGCCCAGCCACGAACTGTTTGCATCGTTCACGTCATTGGATAAATCAtcctttttctcccctccccccttggttTTCTATTGTATCGTTTCCTTGTTGCTCAGAGGGACAGAAATCCCAGTCAATCAGAGGAtcctttgtatgtgtgtgtgttgttgttttttttaaaaaaaagagtcctTCTACACACCGCCTATCCCAGGGCAGAAGGAGATACAGTGCTGATATCAGAATGCCGGCTTGGCGTAGGTGCCACATTCTCCTCAGACGCAGATCTCGATGGCAGTTGCCAAAACCATCTGGCCTTTGGCCTTGTCTGCCCGGCCGTCAGTCCTGCTTCCTCCGCCGGGGGAAGGGAGGCCAGGCTCCGAAGCTGCCAGCCGAGAGACACTGCCCTCCGTCAGGATGGTCCTCTTAAGTGGGGTTGGGGTGCAGCCACTAGGCGTCTCATGGCGGTGCGGGCCAGCTGAGAGCTTGTCCCCGGTGTGCTTGCGGGAACGATAGGATGGCCGTCGGCGCATCTCGGACATCAGATCATACTTGATGAAGAGAAAAAGCTCCTTCACGGGGCAACGTTTTTCCGGGTCGAGGGCCAACAAGCGTTGAAACATTCGCAGCGCGTTATCCGTGAAGCGGCGCCACTGAGAGGGGACGCCCGCCAGGCGCCCCTTTTGCCACCTCACAAACTCCTCAAAGAAAGAGTCCGAGGCTGTGGCCGCTTCCCAGGGGAAGTTGCCGGTCAGCACGCAAAAGATGAGCACCCCGAAAGCCCACACGTCGATGCTTGCGTCCACCGTGAAACCCTCTGCTCGACCTGCCTGGCACACCTCAGGTGCTGTGTACGGGATGGTGCCGCTAATGCGTTTCACCCGGCACCCCACCTTGCGCGTCATGCCAAAGTCAGCCAGCTTGACGCGTCGGCAGTCAC includes the following:
- the SBK1 gene encoding serine/threonine-protein kinase SBK1; this encodes MDSFCFTCFQKEELQPLQSNSMTMSAASIEQEPSRKLACCGVPLITEDMQSLAIRTLSGTDINKHYDLIRELGKGTYGKVDLVSHKSTGTKMALKFVNKNKTKLKNFLREFSITNTLSSSPFIIKVFDVVFETEDCYVFAQEYAPGGDLFDIIPPQVGLPEDMVKRCVQQLGLALDYMHSKNLVHRDIKPENVLLFDRDCRRVKLADFGMTRKVGCRVKRISGTIPYTAPEVCQAGRAEGFTVDASIDVWAFGVLIFCVLTGNFPWEAATASDSFFEEFVRWQKGRLAGVPSQWRRFTDNALRMFQRLLALDPEKRCPVKELFLFIKYDLMSEMRRRPSYRSRKHTGDKLSAGPHRHETPSGCTPTPLKRTILTEGSVSRLAASEPGLPSPGGGSRTDGRADKAKGQMVLATAIEICV